Part of the Gordonia crocea genome is shown below.
GGCGAGGCCAGTTCGCTGGCCGGGACCCAGCAGTTGGGCAACCTGATCGTCTTCTACGACCAGAACCAGATCTCTATCGAGGACGACACCGACATCGCCCTGTCCGAGGACGTCGCCGAGCGCTACCGGTCCTACGGATGGCACGTGCAGAACGTCGACGGCGGAGAGAACGTCGTCGGGATCGAGGCAGCCGTGCAGGCGGCCAAGGCGGTGACCGACCGTCCGTCGCTGATCTGCCTGCGCACCGTAATCGGCTACCCGGCGCCGACCAAGATGAACACCGGCTCGGCCCACGGCGCGGCCCTGGGCGCCGAGGAGATCGCCGAGACGAAGAAGATCCTCGGCTTCGACCCCGAGGCCGACTTCGCGGTATCCGACGAGGTCATCAGCCACACCCGCTCGCTGGCCGAGCGGGCCGCCGCGGTGCGGGCCGACTGGACCGCCGCCTTCGACGCCTGGGCCGCCGGTGCGCCGGACCGCAAGGCACTGTTCGACCGGCTGCACGCCCACGAACTCCCCGACGGCTGGCGCGACGCCCTGCCGAGCTGGAATGCCGGCGAGTCCGTCGCAACCCGCAGCGCCTCGGGCAAGGTGCTCGGCGCGCTCGGCCCGGTGCTGCCCGAGCTGTGGGGCGGCTCGGCCGACCTCGCCGGGTCGAACAACACGACCATCGCCGGGGCGAAATCCTTTGGCCCGGCGTCGATCTCCACGTCGACCTGGACCGCCGACCCGTACGGGCGCACCCTGCACTTCGGGATCCGCGAGCACGCGATGGGCGCCATCCTCTCGGGCATCGTGCTGCACGGCCCGACGCGCGCCTACGGCGGCACCTTCCTGCAGTTCGCCGACTACATGCGCCCGGCCGTCCGACTGGCCGCGCTGATGGAGATCGACCCGATCTACGTGTGGACCCACGACTCGATCGGCCTCGGCGAGGACGGGCCGACCCATCAGCCCATCGAGCACCTGGCCGCGCTGCGGGCGATCCCCCACCTCGACGTGATCCGCCCGGCCGACGCCAACGAAACCGCCCACGCCTGGGCACAGGTCTTGACCCGGCGCGACAACCCGGCGGGCCTGGCCCTGACCCGGCAGAACGTGCCGGTACTGGAGGGCACGTCCGCGGAGGGCGTGGCCGCCGGCGGCTACATCCTCGCCGACTCGACGGGCGAGACCCCCGACGTCGTCCTCATCGCCACCGGCTCGGAGGTCCAGCTTGCCGTGCAGGCCCGGGCCGCCCTGGCCGAGACCGGCGTCGACGCCCGCGTCGTCTCCATGCCCTGCGTCGAATGGTTCGACGCACAGCCGCAGGAGTACCGGGATTCGGTGCTGCCGCCGCAGGTCCGGGCGCGGGTCGCGGTGGAGGCCGGAATCGCATTGACCTGGTACCGATTCGTCGGCGACGCCGGCGAGATCGTCTCCATCGAGCACTACGGCGCCTCGGCCGGATACGAGGTTTTGTACGAGAAGTTCGGCGTGACCGCCGCCGCCGTCACCGAGGCGGCGCAGCGCTCCATCGCCAAGGCGAAGTAACCACCCGGCCGGCGCGGCCGACCCACCATCTGAAGGAGTGGCCCGAATGAGTACGAACGAGCGTTTGGCGGAACTGAGTGAGGCCGGGGTCTCGGTCTGGCTCGACGACCTGTCGCGCGATTTGCTGCGCAGCGGCCGGCTGGCCGAGTTGATCGCGACCCGGTCGGTGGTCGGCGTGACGACCAACCCGTCGATCTTCCAGGCCGCCCTGTCCGCCGGCGACAGCTACGCCGAGCAGGTTGCCGCGCTGGCCGCCGGCGGCGCCGATGTCGACGCCGCGATCCGCACCATCACCACCGACGACGTGCGCGACGCGTGCGACGTCTTCGCACCGGTCTTCGTCG
Proteins encoded:
- the tkt gene encoding transketolase, translated to MVHTDEIAKLTQPAHPDDWTDVDTAAVDTARLLAADAVQKCGSGHPGTAMSLAPLAYTLFQRVLRHDPTDPEWVGRDRFVLSCGHSSLTLYVQLYLGGFGLELDDLKALRTWGSLTPGHPEYRHTKGVEITTGPLGQGLASAVGMSMASRYERGLFDPDAAPGASPFDHFIYVIASDGDIQEGVTGEASSLAGTQQLGNLIVFYDQNQISIEDDTDIALSEDVAERYRSYGWHVQNVDGGENVVGIEAAVQAAKAVTDRPSLICLRTVIGYPAPTKMNTGSAHGAALGAEEIAETKKILGFDPEADFAVSDEVISHTRSLAERAAAVRADWTAAFDAWAAGAPDRKALFDRLHAHELPDGWRDALPSWNAGESVATRSASGKVLGALGPVLPELWGGSADLAGSNNTTIAGAKSFGPASISTSTWTADPYGRTLHFGIREHAMGAILSGIVLHGPTRAYGGTFLQFADYMRPAVRLAALMEIDPIYVWTHDSIGLGEDGPTHQPIEHLAALRAIPHLDVIRPADANETAHAWAQVLTRRDNPAGLALTRQNVPVLEGTSAEGVAAGGYILADSTGETPDVVLIATGSEVQLAVQARAALAETGVDARVVSMPCVEWFDAQPQEYRDSVLPPQVRARVAVEAGIALTWYRFVGDAGEIVSIEHYGASAGYEVLYEKFGVTAAAVTEAAQRSIAKAK